A window of the Oscillospiraceae bacterium NTUH-002-81 genome harbors these coding sequences:
- a CDS encoding response regulator transcription factor — MNPKLLIVDDERGIVDMIQSYFQTQYDILTAYSGQEALKKVACKPDLILLDINMPGMDGLTVCQQIREHIACPILFLTARMESSDKIIGFQAGADDYIVKPFDLDELGARIAAHLRREQRRQNNSAVRFFGELILDYSARTVTINNLNIPLSKREFEIVELLSLNAGQVFDRERIYELVWGLDGDGNSDTIMEHIRKIRAKFAAHTLHNYIETVWGCGYRWNA; from the coding sequence TTGAATCCCAAATTACTGATCGTTGATGATGAACGCGGTATTGTTGATATGATACAGAGTTATTTTCAAACACAATATGATATTCTGACTGCTTATAGCGGACAAGAAGCGCTCAAAAAAGTAGCCTGCAAACCAGATTTAATTTTATTGGACATCAATATGCCGGGAATGGATGGTCTGACTGTATGCCAGCAGATACGGGAACACATAGCCTGTCCCATTCTTTTTTTAACCGCTCGTATGGAATCCAGCGATAAGATCATTGGCTTTCAGGCCGGGGCGGATGATTATATCGTCAAGCCCTTTGATTTGGATGAATTGGGGGCGCGTATTGCCGCACATCTGCGCCGGGAGCAGCGACGCCAAAATAATTCGGCAGTACGCTTCTTTGGTGAATTGATACTGGATTATTCTGCCCGAACAGTTACAATCAATAATCTGAACATCCCGCTATCTAAGAGGGAGTTTGAGATTGTAGAACTTTTATCCCTCAATGCAGGACAGGTTTTTGACCGCGAGCGAATTTATGAGCTTGTGTGGGGCTTGGATGGGGACGGAAACAGCGATACAATTATGGAGCACATTCGGAAAATACGCGCTAAATTTGCAGCACATACATTGCACAATTACATTGAAACGGTTTGGGGGTGTGGTTATCGGTGGAACGCCTAA
- a CDS encoding HAMP domain-containing sensor histidine kinase: MERLKNMGLKKSFLLLSLSCLAVAFLLLGAVIFLCRGIENHYPLGGVEILSDGSVVPLPSPTVSQQRILAILNIVQTVSCILFPVGGLIVSVFLFYYLKLKQPISCLQNGIMRIQNNDLDFSLPILSNDEMGQLCAAFEEMRSELLKLNRLLWQQAEERKRLNAAFSHDLRNPITVLKGSVKLLRQGIQDEQTIDRLESYTLRIEQYVEAMSSVQKLEQLSVKPKEIRLSVLQSELQETARLLALSKKVSVLVPSGGTVCIDHGLFLTVAENLIGNAARFAEKAISIQITLQNDSMTLNIEDDGAGYSLSLVQNGPNPFETTSSNSSHFGMGLYSSRILCEKHGGRLILENRAGGGASAMAIFHFM, from the coding sequence GTGGAACGCCTAAAAAATATGGGACTAAAGAAATCTTTCCTGCTATTATCCCTCTCCTGTTTGGCAGTGGCATTTCTCCTGCTTGGGGCAGTTATCTTCCTTTGCCGAGGCATTGAAAACCATTATCCTTTAGGCGGTGTAGAAATCTTGTCGGATGGCTCTGTTGTACCTCTGCCGTCTCCTACGGTGTCACAACAGCGTATTTTAGCTATCCTAAACATTGTGCAGACGGTTTCCTGTATTCTTTTTCCAGTAGGCGGATTGATTGTTTCAGTCTTTCTTTTTTATTATCTCAAATTGAAACAGCCTATTTCCTGCCTGCAAAATGGCATTATGCGGATTCAGAATAATGATCTGGATTTTTCGCTGCCGATTTTGTCTAACGATGAAATGGGACAACTATGTGCTGCCTTTGAAGAAATGCGGAGTGAACTTCTGAAATTGAATCGGCTGTTGTGGCAACAGGCCGAGGAACGCAAACGGCTCAATGCCGCATTTTCCCATGATCTGCGTAACCCGATTACGGTATTAAAAGGAAGTGTAAAACTTTTGCGGCAAGGTATTCAGGACGAACAAACCATAGACCGGCTGGAAAGTTACACTTTACGGATTGAGCAGTATGTAGAAGCTATGAGCAGTGTTCAAAAGTTGGAACAACTCTCTGTTAAGCCAAAAGAAATCCGACTATCAGTTTTGCAGAGTGAATTGCAGGAAACAGCACGACTGTTAGCGCTATCCAAAAAAGTTTCTGTTTTAGTACCATCAGGTGGAACAGTTTGTATAGATCACGGGCTATTTCTTACCGTAGCGGAAAATCTGATTGGAAATGCGGCGCGATTTGCAGAAAAAGCAATCTCTATTCAAATAACGCTGCAAAATGATTCTATGACCTTGAATATAGAAGATGATGGTGCTGGTTATTCGCTGTCTCTCGTGCAGAATGGGCCAAACCCTTTTGAAACGACAAGTAGTAATTCCTCACATTTCGGAATGGGGCTTTACAGCAGCAGAATTTTATGTGAAAAACATGGTGGCCGATTGATTTTGGAAAATCGGGCTGGGGGCGGTGCATCCGCAATGGCTATTTTTCATTTTATGTAA
- a CDS encoding ABC transporter ATP-binding protein produces the protein MNIEAKNLSKIYGDGENRVVALDRANLEIVSSDFISIMGPSGSGKSTLLHLLSGLDKPSSGSLTYDGKDIYSYSDKELSAFRRKRIGFIFQQFNLLPVLTAKENIIMPLLLDKQKPDEAYLKQLTELLGIQGRLEHLPHELSGGQQQRVAIARALIAKPDVIFADEPTGNLDSKSGGEVMELLQNVWKKMGKALVVITHDSRIARMADRQFQIVDGVLTEVTAK, from the coding sequence ATGAATATTGAGGCAAAGAATTTATCAAAGATTTATGGTGACGGTGAAAACCGAGTGGTGGCTTTGGATCGTGCAAATCTCGAAATTGTATCCAGCGATTTTATTTCCATTATGGGGCCATCGGGAAGCGGAAAAAGCACCTTGCTTCATTTGCTTTCCGGCTTGGATAAGCCATCTTCCGGCTCGCTGACCTACGATGGTAAAGATATTTACAGTTACAGCGATAAGGAGTTGTCGGCATTCCGCCGGAAACGGATTGGATTTATTTTTCAGCAATTTAATCTGCTTCCGGTTCTGACGGCGAAAGAAAATATTATCATGCCTCTTTTGCTGGATAAGCAAAAACCGGATGAAGCATACCTGAAACAGCTTACAGAACTGCTTGGCATTCAGGGCCGCTTGGAACATCTGCCCCATGAGTTATCCGGCGGCCAGCAGCAGCGTGTAGCCATTGCCCGCGCTTTGATTGCAAAGCCGGATGTAATTTTTGCGGATGAGCCTACGGGAAATCTGGACAGCAAAAGCGGCGGCGAAGTCATGGAACTGCTTCAAAATGTATGGAAAAAGATGGGGAAAGCTCTCGTTGTCATTACCCATGACAGCCGTATTGCACGAATGGCAGATCGGCAGTTTCAGATTGTAGATGGTGTGCTTACGGAGGTGACAGCGAAATGA
- a CDS encoding FtsX-like permease family protein: MKSYRTLALKELLSQKVTSILILIAVVLSTMMTTIVGQSIGVLSAMREQQAIAIGGNRYATFLQMNADQLHALEQDERLSYVGKSIYMGSLELSPSLTLGLMEYLDDNAAIYPSSTSVEEGRLPEAPMEIALSEDILKYLGFEGGIGDKITLSLQKNLRHNIADSYSYTAEFVLTGILKNNYLGYTSGTVTGVVGEGTAEQLLPESYICYNVDIRTADKKNFQAVVDDINKELNIHELDTSYNIVYLNALGISYTANSEDANDKGFSFMTVAGILVGTLILLAAGLVIYNILKISVSKRIKGYGTLRAIGGEKGQLYQIIVIEVILLCLMGIPIGMLLGFLSARGILEAATGLVSPELFLVQDASELKTLIAENSSLNGTLLVLSGAITLAFALFAALPAARSAARVSPIMAMSGTNLKIRRRKRKTKKIHNFEAYYARLNLKRNKGRTAITILSLVMSITVFIALQGFSSLLNAASALQDNHLGDYQITNESVGFTTDDLNTLRKNEAVQSVAAIQFSLYEQNENGLLDEISLEFQLKPGETFQVVGLNDEYWDYFMGDQLPEEQLGQLKSGNACIVRNPIPMSYGEDVLEFTNIEAGENICVAGMELNVLKTLDGYDGYLGIGNGGFTNGVQVIVDDAIYERLTGKDTYSEFLPTLNEGADREIFDTFIEAFCDRTPGTTFLSYEESDQQLKESFAQIQMLAWGLILFVGLIGILNIINTVYTNIHTRVTEIGMQRAIGMSAGSLYKTFLWEGAYYGIIASVIGSVLGYGCTIFIEAATSDTIQLVAIPVMSILEATLLAVGACLLATAIPLRKISKMSIVDSIETVE; encoded by the coding sequence ATGAAATCTTATCGTACATTAGCATTGAAAGAACTGCTGTCCCAAAAAGTCACTTCTATTCTTATTTTGATTGCCGTTGTGCTGTCTACTATGATGACAACCATTGTAGGACAATCCATTGGCGTACTTAGTGCAATGCGGGAACAGCAGGCCATCGCTATCGGAGGAAACCGATATGCCACTTTTTTGCAGATGAATGCAGATCAGCTTCACGCACTGGAACAGGATGAGCGTCTTTCCTATGTAGGGAAATCTATTTATATGGGAAGTTTAGAACTCTCCCCATCTCTTACCCTTGGTTTGATGGAATATTTGGATGACAATGCCGCTATCTATCCGTCCAGTACCAGTGTAGAAGAAGGTCGTCTGCCGGAAGCCCCGATGGAAATAGCTCTTTCGGAAGATATTCTGAAATATCTTGGCTTTGAGGGCGGTATTGGAGATAAGATTACACTTTCACTGCAAAAAAATCTTCGCCACAACATTGCGGACAGCTATTCCTATACAGCAGAATTTGTTCTTACAGGGATATTGAAAAATAACTACTTGGGATATACAAGCGGCACTGTTACGGGAGTTGTAGGGGAAGGAACTGCCGAACAACTTTTACCGGAATCTTATATTTGTTACAATGTGGATATTCGGACTGCCGATAAAAAGAATTTTCAAGCAGTTGTCGATGACATCAATAAGGAATTGAACATCCATGAGCTTGATACCAGCTACAATATTGTATATTTGAACGCTTTGGGAATTTCCTATACTGCAAATTCCGAGGATGCCAATGATAAGGGATTCTCTTTTATGACAGTCGCAGGGATATTAGTGGGTACTTTGATTTTGCTGGCTGCTGGTCTTGTGATTTACAACATTCTGAAAATATCTGTATCAAAACGGATAAAGGGATATGGAACACTTCGGGCTATTGGAGGCGAAAAAGGACAGCTTTATCAGATCATTGTAATTGAAGTAATCCTATTATGCCTGATGGGGATTCCTATTGGTATGCTTCTTGGCTTCTTGAGTGCCAGAGGAATTTTAGAGGCAGCTACCGGCTTGGTTTCCCCTGAATTGTTCTTGGTTCAGGATGCTTCTGAATTGAAAACTCTAATAGCAGAGAACAGTTCTTTGAATGGAACCTTACTGGTTTTAAGCGGAGCAATCACTTTGGCGTTTGCGCTGTTTGCAGCATTGCCAGCAGCCAGATCAGCCGCAAGGGTATCCCCCATTATGGCGATGTCTGGAACAAATCTGAAAATTCGCCGCAGAAAGCGTAAAACAAAGAAAATCCATAATTTTGAAGCATACTATGCCCGTCTGAACTTAAAGAGAAATAAAGGCCGTACTGCAATTACAATTTTGTCCCTTGTTATGAGTATCACGGTTTTTATAGCGCTGCAAGGGTTTTCCTCTCTCCTGAACGCTGCAAGCGCACTGCAAGATAACCATTTAGGAGATTATCAGATCACAAATGAAAGTGTTGGATTTACCACAGATGATCTGAACACTTTGCGAAAAAATGAAGCTGTGCAAAGTGTAGCCGCCATACAATTTTCGCTTTACGAACAAAATGAAAATGGGCTGCTCGATGAAATCAGTCTTGAATTTCAACTGAAACCCGGTGAAACTTTTCAGGTTGTCGGATTGAACGATGAATATTGGGATTATTTTATGGGGGATCAATTACCAGAAGAACAGCTTGGACAACTGAAATCAGGGAACGCCTGTATAGTAAGGAATCCTATTCCCATGAGCTACGGCGAAGATGTTCTTGAATTTACAAATATAGAGGCCGGAGAAAACATCTGTGTTGCGGGAATGGAGCTGAATGTTTTGAAAACCTTGGATGGCTATGACGGTTATCTTGGTATTGGAAATGGCGGTTTCACAAATGGTGTTCAGGTGATCGTTGATGATGCTATCTATGAACGCCTGACGGGAAAAGATACCTATTCAGAGTTTTTGCCTACGCTGAACGAGGGCGCAGACAGGGAAATTTTTGATACATTTATCGAGGCATTTTGTGATAGGACGCCGGGGACAACATTCTTGTCGTATGAAGAAAGCGACCAGCAACTGAAAGAGAGCTTTGCACAGATTCAAATGCTGGCATGGGGGCTGATCCTTTTCGTTGGCCTGATCGGTATTCTTAATATCATCAATACCGTTTACACAAATATTCACACCAGAGTAACAGAAATCGGTATGCAGCGGGCCATTGGAATGAGCGCCGGTAGCCTTTATAAAACTTTTCTTTGGGAAGGTGCATATTACGGAATCATTGCCTCTGTGATCGGAAGCGTACTGGGATATGGTTGTACGATCTTCATTGAGGCGGCCACGAGCGACACCATCCAGCTTGTTGCAATCCCTGTCATGTCCATTCTTGAAGCAACCCTCTTGGCAGTAGGAGCTTGCTTGCTGGCAACAGCAATTCCACTGCGGAAAATTTCAAAAATGAGTATTGTAGATTCGATTGAAACGGTTGAGTAG
- a CDS encoding winged helix-turn-helix domain-containing protein: MQYILEQGVCHGTVFNSCHTSSAAKKNPLTEIQEGELYLCLEHRTVRVRERIINLTSKEFDILALLIANPKRVFTYELITDLVWKENCDFYSRKAIHNHISKLRKKLRFEPDLPNYIESVAGIGYKFEQL; this comes from the coding sequence ATGCAATATATTTTGGAACAGGGAGTCTGTCATGGAACGGTATTCAATTCCTGTCACACTTCCTCCGCAGCAAAGAAAAATCCTCTAACAGAAATACAGGAAGGCGAGCTTTATCTATGCCTGGAACACCGCACTGTCAGGGTTAGGGAACGGATAATCAACCTGACAAGTAAGGAGTTTGATATACTGGCATTACTCATTGCCAATCCCAAACGTGTTTTTACTTACGAACTGATTACCGATTTGGTTTGGAAAGAGAATTGTGATTTCTATTCGAGAAAAGCCATTCATAATCATATAAGTAAGTTGCGTAAGAAATTGCGCTTTGAACCGGATCTTCCAAACTATATTGAGAGTGTCGCCGGAATCGGCTATAAATTTGAACAACTATAA
- a CDS encoding sigma-70 family RNA polymerase sigma factor, producing the protein MKKINLRDYYPYYTQDMIVEVPDEVADILREYKLAEAAYFLRTYRHKAYFSLDYDINVEHEAMVLVLTPADIFEQKEENAKLYEALASLPEKQRNRITSHFLLGMSLSDIAKSEGTGVSSVHEGIQRGLRRLKKILEKINTDPENYHQK; encoded by the coding sequence ATGAAAAAAATCAATCTTCGGGATTATTACCCGTATTATACACAAGACATGATCGTTGAGGTGCCGGATGAAGTTGCGGACATTCTCCGGGAATATAAACTTGCTGAAGCAGCTTATTTTTTGCGTACATACCGGCACAAAGCCTATTTTTCTTTGGATTATGACATCAATGTGGAACATGAGGCTATGGTGCTTGTTTTGACACCGGCAGATATTTTTGAACAGAAGGAAGAAAACGCCAAACTATATGAAGCGCTTGCCTCGTTGCCGGAAAAACAGCGTAACCGTATCACTTCACATTTTTTGTTGGGAATGAGTTTATCGGATATTGCAAAAAGCGAAGGAACCGGCGTCAGCTCTGTACATGAAGGAATCCAACGTGGACTTCGGCGTTTGAAAAAAATTTTAGAAAAAATAAATACAGACCCCGAAAATTACCATCAAAAATGA
- a CDS encoding recombinase family protein, with the protein MQVYKAIKYIRLSYTDDKTVESDSVANQRRLIDDYIARHPEIEVVAEKIDDGYSGVLFDRPAFQEMIRMIEQGEANCVIVKDLSRLGREYIETGRYMRRVFPAYGVRFIAINDNVDTENDAADDLTVSVKNIMNEAYCRDISVKTRSALEVKRRSGDFVGAFTIYGYVKVGDKHKSLEVDEYAANVVRDIFRKRLEGFSASHIADELNRLGILSPLAYKRNHGMPHAKGGYTDRKDCKWSATTIIRILQDETYTGTLVQGKQTTPHFKLKEREDKPSSEWIRVEGTHEAIIQKHDFDLVQRLRRIDTRTSPKSDKVYLFSGILICGCCGCRMTRKTNRYKDKEYHYYYCPTGKKNGCTSSVMLKESDLIECVQDSLKGHIENVASLDALLSSISQERINRELAQEYAAQIRVNKKRVAQTEGFKAKLYENLVSGILTKEEFLSYKRKYNADIELFQKAIAEWNDKLTDVLENRSERNRWINHFMKFSTMEDIDRRAVMQLIRSIRVMGKDELHIEFNYQDEYQKAISLAEQIATKNEERMVG; encoded by the coding sequence ATGCAGGTTTACAAAGCGATTAAGTACATCCGTCTTTCTTATACGGATGATAAAACAGTAGAAAGTGACAGCGTTGCTAACCAGCGGCGCCTGATTGATGACTACATAGCCCGACACCCGGAAATTGAGGTTGTGGCAGAAAAAATTGACGATGGTTATAGTGGTGTTTTGTTTGATCGCCCGGCATTTCAGGAAATGATACGGATGATCGAACAAGGCGAAGCTAACTGCGTGATTGTCAAAGACCTCTCCCGCTTAGGTCGTGAGTACATAGAAACAGGCCGTTATATGCGCAGGGTATTTCCAGCCTATGGAGTGCGTTTTATCGCAATTAACGATAATGTGGACACGGAAAATGACGCTGCCGATGATCTCACGGTTTCTGTCAAAAACATTATGAATGAGGCTTACTGTCGGGATATTTCTGTTAAGACACGGAGCGCCCTGGAAGTAAAACGGCGCAGCGGGGATTTTGTAGGTGCTTTTACCATTTATGGTTATGTGAAAGTCGGAGATAAACACAAGAGCCTGGAAGTAGACGAATATGCTGCCAATGTTGTGAGGGATATTTTCAGAAAACGGCTGGAGGGATTCAGCGCTTCCCATATAGCGGATGAACTGAACCGATTAGGAATTCTTTCGCCTTTAGCGTATAAGCGCAATCACGGAATGCCTCATGCAAAAGGTGGCTATACAGACCGAAAAGATTGCAAATGGTCTGCAACTACAATCATCCGCATTTTGCAGGATGAAACTTACACCGGAACACTGGTCCAGGGCAAACAGACAACGCCCCATTTCAAATTAAAAGAGCGTGAGGACAAACCTTCTTCGGAATGGATTCGTGTGGAGGGAACCCATGAAGCGATCATACAAAAGCACGATTTTGATCTGGTACAACGGCTCCGCAGGATTGACACAAGGACTTCTCCCAAATCGGATAAGGTTTACCTGTTTTCCGGTATTTTGATCTGCGGCTGTTGTGGCTGCCGTATGACCCGCAAGACGAACCGCTATAAAGATAAAGAGTATCACTATTATTACTGCCCGACCGGCAAAAAGAATGGCTGCACATCATCGGTCATGCTGAAAGAATCGGATCTGATTGAATGTGTGCAGGACAGTTTGAAAGGACATATTGAAAATGTTGCTTCTCTGGATGCCCTGCTGTCCAGTATCAGTCAGGAACGGATCAACCGGGAATTGGCGCAGGAATATGCCGCACAGATCAGAGTAAATAAAAAGCGTGTGGCACAGACCGAGGGCTTTAAGGCAAAACTCTATGAAAATCTGGTGAGTGGAATTCTGACAAAGGAAGAATTTCTCTCTTATAAGCGAAAATACAATGCAGATATTGAACTGTTCCAAAAGGCAATCGCTGAATGGAACGATAAACTTACAGATGTATTGGAAAACCGAAGCGAACGAAACCGTTGGATCAACCATTTTATGAAATTTTCTACTATGGAGGATATTGACCGCCGGGCAGTCATGCAGCTTATCCGAAGCATACGGGTAATGGGTAAAGATGAACTGCATATTGAATTTAATTACCAGGATGAATATCAGAAAGCAATCTCTTTGGCGGAACAGATTGCTACAAAAAATGAAGAAAGGATGGTGGGCTAA